In Novosphingobium sp. RL4, the sequence TGGGCATCATGTCGTTCGGTTCGTTCTACATCCTGTTCACCAAGTGGTTCGAGCAGGCCAAGATCATGCGCCAGTTCAACGCAGTGCGCACCACCTTCTGGAAGGCCCCGACCCTTCGCGAAGGCGCAGCCAAGCTCGAGAAGAACAGCGCATGGCGCCAGCTCGTCGACGACGGCATCGCCGCTGAAGACCAGCACGCCAAGATGACCGATTCGCTCGAAGCCCATGACTGGATGCACGCTTCGCTCGCGCGTTCGGAAGCTTCGATCAACGCTCGCCTTGCACAGGGCCTGCCGTTCCTCGCCACCGTCGGCGCAACCGCACCGTTCATCGGTCTGTTCGGTACCGTCGTCGGCATCTACCGCGCCCTGATCGCCATCGGCATCGCCGGTTCGGCTTCGATCGACAAGGTTGCCGGCCCCGTCGGTGAATCGCTGATCATGACCGCACTCGGCCTGATCGTCGCCGTTCCCGCCGTTCTGGCCTACAACTACCTGCAGAGCCGCAACAAGCGCATTGCAGAACTGCTGACCGGCTTCTCGAGCGACGTTCTCGCGAACATCAACTCGCGTGGCGCCGTGAAGCCCCTCGTTGCTGCTGCTCCGGCGAAGCCCGCCGCCGCTCCGGCCAAGCCCGCCGCTGCCCCGGCCAAGCCGTAAGCAGCACGGGACGCGCGCCGCACAAGCGGCCGCGCGTCCAAGGGGCCAGGCGACGGTGCGTTGCATGCGCGTCCGTCGCCTCCCCAAGGCAACGCAAGGATTAGGATAAGACTATGGCGATATCCACGGGCGGAGGCGGTGCCGAAAAACCGATGTCCGAAATCAACACTACGCCGCTCGTCGACGTCATGTTGGTGCTCTTGATCATCTTCCTGATCGCGGTTCCGGTTGCGATCCAGACGATCGAAAAGCTGCGCATTCCGATCATCGAGGCTGTCGAATCGAAGGACAAGGTCGAAAACCTTCTCCTCACCGTTTCGACCACCGACGATGCCGGCAAGGCTGCGGGTGAACCCGGTTATGCCGGTGCTTCGCGCAACGGCGAATGCCGCGTCTACTTCAACAACATCACGCCGGTGACCTCGCAGGAACTGCGCGACCAGGCCTTCAAGCGTCTCGATGCGATCGTGAAGCGCGAAGGTGGCCCGCAGGCCCTTCAGGCCAACCCCGATCTCGTGCCGCAGGTCCACATTCGCGGTGACGTCAACGCCCCGTGGCGCTGCGTTGCCGGTGCGATCTACAACGTCCAGATCTCGGGTTATCCGACGGTTGGTTTTATCACCAACCCGGTTGATCCGAACGGCTGACGTTCAGGCAGGAACAGGAGTAACTTTCCATGGCAATGTCAGGCGGTAGCGATGATGGCTCGCCGATGATGGACATGAACACGACGCCGCTTATCGACGTCATGCTCGTGCTCCTCATCATGTTCATCATCACCATCCCGGTTGCGACCCACTCGATCGATATCGATCTCCCGGTCGCGACTCCTCCGGACAACAATCCTCCGCCGGTCGACCCGATCCGTAACAAGGTCGTGCTCACCGCGGATGACAAGATCCTCTGGAACGGCACACAGGTTGACGGTCCGGGTCTGGCCAAGCTGCTCAAGCAGTCGCTCAGCTACCCGGTCGAACCCGAGCTGCAGTACCAGCCGGAGCCGCAAGCCAGCTATGAACTCTCGGCCTCCGTGCTGCAGGTCATCAAGGCTGCGGAAGTCACGAAGTTCGGCTTCGTGGGCAACGAACAGTTCCGCGACTTCGGCAAGTAAGCCGACTAGCGGAACCGGTCTCTCAAGGACCAATGAAGGGGCGGAGCAATCCGCCCCTTTTTTGCTGCCCGAAAGCCTTCCAGGGGTTGGGCTTTACTCTTCCTCCGGCAGGGCCACGGGATCCATTCTCATGGCCAGCGAAGCAAGGCTTTCCGCCTCCACCAGCAGGTCTTCGTCAGCCGAGCCCGAGGGGAGCGATTCGCGCCCGATCATGGACAGCGCCGGCACCGAAAGCGGGCTGATCCGATCGAGGTGGACGTGATCGATTTCACGCGCGGCCCGGTCCAGAACATCCGCCACGCGGGCCACGTCCGTCATGCGCGCGCGCGCATCGGCCCAGGCAGCCTCGATCAGCAGGTGATCCGGCTCGTACTTGCGAAGTACGTCGTAAATGAGATCGGTCGAGAACGTGACCTGCCGGCCGGACTTGCGCTTCCCGGGCTGCTGCCGTTCGACGAGACCCGATATGACGGCCACTTCGCGAAAGGCGCGGCGCAACAGGTAGGATTGCTGTACCCAGTCGACGAATTCATGCGTGAGGATGTCGGGCGACAGCAGCGCCGCCGGGTCGTCCACGGCCTTGAGCCCCCAGACGACCAGCGCATAGTCCGTGGCGACGAAGCCGAGCGGGCCAAGCCCCCGGTCTTCCATGCGCCGGGTTATGAGCATTCCCAGCGACTGGTTCGCCGGCCAGCCTTCGAACGTGTAATAGGTCGTGTAGGCGTGGCCCCGATGCGGAAAGCTCTCCACCAGCAGCCGGCCCGGCGCCGGCAGGTGGGAACGCCAGCCCTGCACCTCCAGCCATTCGCGGACATCATCCGGGAACCGTGCCCATCCTGCCTGGTCGGAAAGCATGGCGCGTACCCGATCGGCGAGATGCGTGGAGATCGGCATCCGCTGCCCCATATAGCTGGGAATGGTCGCCGAACGCCGGGCGGCCCGCACGATCAGCTCCAGATCGCGGAGGGCCTCCACCTCGAGATCCATTCCCGCAAAACGGAAGGTATCGCCGGGCTTCAGGCTGGCCCCGAAGCCTTCCTCCACCCGTCCCAGCGAACGGCCGTTGCGGAACCGAACATCCAGCATCTCCGCATCGACGATAATCCCGGCATTGAGCCGATGCCGCGCGGCATGTTCGGGATGGGTGAGCCTCCAGCGCCAGCCTGAAGTGCCATCCTTCTCCCGCACGATACGGCGGAACCGTTCGTAGGATCGCAAGGCATATCCACCGGTCGCCACGAAATCGAGCACCCTTGCGAAGATGGCCTCGTCCACCCATGCGTAAGCGAGCGAGGAGCGCACTTCCCGCAGCAGGTCCTCCTCCCGGAAAGGGCCGGAACATGCGATGGCCATGACGTGCTGCGCGAGCACGTCAAGCCCACCGGGGCGGAAGCCCTCACCGTCACGCTGGCCCTCCTGAACCGCCTCCCGGGCGGCGAAAGCCTCCAGGAATTCGAAGCGGTTGCCCGGCACCAGCAACGCCTTGCTCGGTTGGTCCAGCCGGTGATTGGCGCGTCCGATGCGTTGCAGCAGGCGCGAGGAGCCCTTTGGCGCACCCATCTGCACCACGAGATCTATATCACCCCAATCGACACCTAGATCGAGGCTGGCGGTACAGACAAGGGCCCTGAGGCGCCCTTCCGCCATCGCGCCTTCCACCTTGCGACGCGCCTCCTTCGAGAGCGAGCCGTGGTGGATTCCGATCGGCAGATTGTCCTCGTTCGCGTTCCAGATTTCCTGGAATATGTACTCCGCGAGAAAGCGGGTGTTGGTGAAGATCAGCGTGGTGCGATGCGCCTTGATCTGTTCGATGAGTTGCGGCACCGCCCAGGTTGCCGCGTGACCGCTCCATGGGATGCGCTCCGCCTGCGGCAGCAGGATCGAGACGTCGGGATCGGCCCCTTCCTCCCCCTCCACGAGTTCGACCCCGTCGATATCGCCCCATGGCGCCAGCCAACCGCGAAAGGCATCGGGATCGGCGAGCGTCGCCGACAGCCCGGCCCGTTGCAGTTCCGGCGACAGCGCCTGAAGCCGGGACAATGCCAATGCCAGCAGGTCTCCCCGTTTGCCCGTGGCAAAGGCATGGATTTCATCGATGACGACGCGCTTGAGCCCGGCGAACAGCCCCGGCGCCTCCGGATAGCTCAGCAGGAGCGAGAGCGACTCCGGGGTGGTGAGCAGGACATGCGGCGGCCGCGCCCGCTGGCGGGCCTTGCGGTCCGAGGGCGTATCGCCGCTGCGCGTCTCGATGCGGATGGGCAGGCCCATCTCCTCCACCGGCGTAAGCAGGTTGCGCTGCACGTCATGGGCAAGGGCCTTCAGCGGCGAGACGTAGAGCGTGTGCAGCCCATCCGGCGCCCTGGCGCCGCCCAGCCGCGAGGGGCAGAACGCCGAGAGGGTCGGCAGGAAGCCCGCCAGCGTCTTGCCCGCGCCGGTATCGGCGACGAGCAATGCATGATTCCCCCGGTCCGAGGCTCCCAGCATCTCCATCTGGTGGCGACGCACCCGCCAGCCGCGCGCAGAGAACCACTCCGCTATCTCCACAGGCACCGGCGGTCCGCCGGTCACGATTTCGGTCTCGAGGAGAACACGGTCTGGAACATCATCCGAGGTGGAGCATATCGGCGCCCAAGAGGAAAGCCCGAGCCCGCATCGAGGTTGCAGGTCCAATCTTCTTGCGCGCCGGGCGGGCTTGGCCGATGAATTCCCATCCCTCGCAAGGAGATCGCGCGCCGATGCCGACCGGACAGGACTTCAGCCACCTGATCGCCCTTGCCGTCAGCCTCGCCCTCGGCCTGCTGGTGGGCCTGCAGCGCGGCTGGGCGGCCCGCGAACAGGCGGACGGCACGCGCTTCGCCGGCATTCGCACTTTTGCCCTGCTCGCCCTGGCGGGAGGCGTGGCGGGCGTGATGTTCGCCGATGCCCCCGGCCCTGCCACCGTGCTCGTCGCTGCCGCCGCCGCGCTGGTGATCGCCGGCTACGTCCGCGATGCCCGCGTCAACGACCGCGTGAGCGGAACCTCGGGCGTGGTGGCCCTGCTCACCCTGGTGAGCGGGCTGCTCGTGGGCATGGGAGAGCGCCTGATCGGCACCGCGATCGCGGTCGTCATGGTCCTGCTGCTCGCCATGCGGGCACAGCTCCATGGCTGGATCGATCGCCTGAGCCAGCGCGAGGTGCTCTCGATCGCCCGCTTCGCGCTCATCGCGCTCGTCATCCTGCCGTTGCTGCCGGACCGGAACTTCGGGCCGTTCGATGCCTGGAACCCCCGCAAGCTCTGGCTGATCGTCGTGTTCGTGTCCGGCTTCTCCTTCGCGGGCTACTTCGCCACGCGGATCGTCGGCGCGGCGCGCGGCATCATCGCCACCGCGGCGGCAGGCGCACTGGTTTCCTCCACGGCCGTCACCGCCTCGATCGCCAATCGCCTGAAGGAAGACACGATCCCGGCGCCGGTCCTGGCCGCCGCGATTTCGGTTTCCTCGGTCGTGATGTTCCTGCGCGTCATGGTGCTGGCGGGATTGCTGGCACCGGCCGCCCTGCCGATGCTCGCCAAGCTCATCGCCCCGGGCCTCGTCGTCAGCCTCGGCTGCGCGGCATTCCACCTGCATCGCACCCGCTTCGTGGAAGCAGGCGACACCAGCCATGAAATGACCATCCGCAATCCGTTCGACATCGGTCCCGCACTCATGCTGACGGGGCTTGTCATGGTGCTGACCGTGGCCTCGCTCTGGGTGCTCCAGAACTTCGGAGACCGGGGCCTTGCGCTGGTCCTTGCGATCTCCGGCACGGTGGACGTCGATTCCGCGATCATCACCATGGGCGGCCTCGCCGGACGGACGCTGGATGCGCGAACCGCCGGTCTCGTCCTGTCCGTGCCGGTGGCGCTGAACACGCTGTTCAAGGGCGGCGTGGTCGCCAGCGTCGCGGGTTGGGAGAAAGGCCGGCAAGGCATCATTCCCCTGATCGCCAGCGCCATCGCGGTCGGCCTGGCCTGGCTGCTCCTGCGCTAGCCCGTAAACCCGCGCCGCAGCCCCGAAGCCGCAAGCTGGGCATCCACTTCGGCGATCAGGCGGGTCAGTCCGGCCGCCGTATCGCTCTCGGCCCGGGCGACCAGCACGTCCTGCGTATTGGATGCCCTGAGCAGCCACCAGCCGTCCGGCGTGGTAACGCGCACACCGTCGATATCCACGAACCGCGCACCGGCCCCGGCCAGACGCTCGCGCACTTCCGCGATCGCGGCGAACTTGCGGCTCTCGTCCACCTGGAATCGCAGTTCAGGCGTGTTGAGCATTTCCGGCATTGCGCCCCTGAGCGCGGTGACCGACCGCCCCAGCCGAACCGTGGCCGCCATCAGCCGCACGGCGGCATAAAGCGCATCGTCGAAGCCGTAGAAGTCGTCGGCGAAGAAGACATGGGCACTCGTCTCCCCCGCAAGCGGCGCGCCGATTTCCTTCATTTTGGACTTCATGTGGGAATGCCCGCTCTTCCACATGAGCGGCTTTCCTCCGTGGCGCGCAATGGCGCCGAACAGCGCGCCCGAGGCCTTGACGTCGGCGATCACGGCGGCACCCGGCATCCGCTGAAGCAGATCCTCGGCAAATATGCCAAGTAACTGGTCCCCCCAGATCACCCGGCCCAGCCCGTCGACAACGCCGATCCGGTCCGCGTCGCCATCAAAAGCCACTCCGAAATCGAGGTTCTTGGCAGCGACGAGCGCCTTCAGATCTGCAAGGTTGCTTTCCTCGGTCGGATCCGGGTGATGGTTGGGAAAATTCCCATCGACTTGGGTGAAAAGCAGATGGTGCTCGCCAGGCAAACGCGAAGTCAGCATTTCCAGCGCGGGCCCGGCAGCCCCGTTTCCGGCATCCCAGCCGATCCGCAACCCCCGCAAGTCGGTGGTCGCGATTCCGGCGATCCCCTCGGCGATCCGGCTGACATAGGGTTCGAGCACATCGCGGACTTCAACGCGCCCGGCGCCTTCGTCCCACTCACCGGCCGCCGCCATGGCCCCAAGGCGGAGGATATCCGCGCCGAAGAACGGGCTTCCTCCCATTACCATCTTGAAGCCATTGTGATCGGCGGGATTGTGGCTGCCAGTTATCTGAATGCCGCCCTGTACATCTTCGGCTGAGGCCTCCGCGTAATAGAGCATCGGCGTCGGCCCCAGGCCGATGCGCACCACGTCCACGCCGCTGGCCGTCAACCCTTCGACAAGAGCCGCTTCCAGCATCGGCGAACTGAGCCGCCCGTCGTAACCCACGGCAACCTTTCGGCCTCCGCCGCGGCGCAGGATCGTTGCAAAGCCGCGCCCGATCGCGCGGGCGTCCGCCGGTCCAAGGTCACGGCCGACCACACCGCGAATGTCGTATTCACGCAGGATCGTGGGATCGAACCTGTGGCTCATGCTCAGCCCTGCACGTCGCCCAGCCTTGCCAGAAGGAGATCGCGGGCCGCGTTCGCCTCATGGACCTTCTCGTTCGATCCGCCCTTGTCGGGATGGACCTGGGTGACGACGCGGCGATGCGCATCGAGAATCTCGCGGCGCCCCGCCCCTTCTGCCACGCCCAGCAGGGCGCGTGCCTGTGCATTGGCGTGGACATCGGCGAAAGACGGGCCGGGCAGCGACTTGCCCTGCCAGGGCCAGCGCCCCTTGATGAGCCGCCAGGCGATGCAGCCGAGCGCGATGAGCCAGAGAAGTTTCATTCGTCGGCGGCGAGTTCGAGGTCCGGCTCGCGGTTCGCCGGCATCGGCAGGTTCAGGCCGGCCACGAGCTGGCGCAGTTCCTGCCGGGCGACCAGATGACTGGTGCCGAGTTCGCCAAGGTGCCCCTTGTCGAGCAGGGTCAGGCCCGAAGGAAACAGCTCGCGGAAGATGACGCGCTCGGACAGCCCGTTGGAAATACGGAAGCCCACGCGCTTGGACAGTTCCAGCAGCGCGCCTTCGAGACGGCGCATGTTCTTCGCCTCGACGTGCTGGACACGGTTGCGCACCACCACCCAGTCCAGCTCCCGGCGACCCTCGTTGATGGTCTTCAGGCCGCGCTTCTTGCGGGTTTCCCACATGAGCTCGGCATAGAAGGAGAGCTTCTTCACCTTGAAGGATTCGCTCTCCACCTGGCCGATCAGGTCGAAGTCGATGAAACTGTCGTTCAGCGGCGTGACGAGCGTGTCCGCCGTCGCCGCGACATGGCGGGCGAACTGGTCGTCACGGCCCGGCGTGTCGAAGATCAGGAAGTCGTAACCTTCGGCAATGGCTTCGGAGAGCTCGTCCAGCTCGTCGATATCGTCGCCATCGTAGACGGAGAAGCGGGCGCCCGGCAGCGCGATCTCGCGGCGGCGCTCGGTTTCCACGCGATTTTCAAGGTAGCGATAGAGCGTGCGCTGGCGCGGATCGAGGTCGATCGCGGCGACCCTGGCGCCCTGATAGGCCAGCGCGATGGCCACGTGAACGGCCGTCGTTGACTTGCCGGTGCCGCCCTTTTCGTTGGCGAAGACGATGCGATGCGCTGTCACGGACCCTGTTCGCTTTCCCTGTTGCCCCCGAGCCATAGCCCGGCAAGCGAAATCAAATCCTTAACCGCCGAAGCGGGTCAAACCCATTGCCGCCCGAGGCGCGGTGCGGCTAAAGGCAGGCGCGACCCCCGGTCAAGTGCATCCTATCGGAGCAGTGACACCCAATGCAAATCCTTCACAGCCTTGATCCACTGCGCCGTGCCGTTGCCGAGCTGCGCCAGGCGGGAACGGCTTCCGGAACTCCGCAAGCAACCATAGCCCTCGTGCCGACCATGGGGGC encodes:
- a CDS encoding ligase-associated DNA damage response DEXH box helicase, coding for MEMLGASDRGNHALLVADTGAGKTLAGFLPTLSAFCPSRLGGARAPDGLHTLYVSPLKALAHDVQRNLLTPVEEMGLPIRIETRSGDTPSDRKARQRARPPHVLLTTPESLSLLLSYPEAPGLFAGLKRVVIDEIHAFATGKRGDLLALALSRLQALSPELQRAGLSATLADPDAFRGWLAPWGDIDGVELVEGEEGADPDVSILLPQAERIPWSGHAATWAVPQLIEQIKAHRTTLIFTNTRFLAEYIFQEIWNANEDNLPIGIHHGSLSKEARRKVEGAMAEGRLRALVCTASLDLGVDWGDIDLVVQMGAPKGSSRLLQRIGRANHRLDQPSKALLVPGNRFEFLEAFAAREAVQEGQRDGEGFRPGGLDVLAQHVMAIACSGPFREEDLLREVRSSLAYAWVDEAIFARVLDFVATGGYALRSYERFRRIVREKDGTSGWRWRLTHPEHAARHRLNAGIIVDAEMLDVRFRNGRSLGRVEEGFGASLKPGDTFRFAGMDLEVEALRDLELIVRAARRSATIPSYMGQRMPISTHLADRVRAMLSDQAGWARFPDDVREWLEVQGWRSHLPAPGRLLVESFPHRGHAYTTYYTFEGWPANQSLGMLITRRMEDRGLGPLGFVATDYALVVWGLKAVDDPAALLSPDILTHEFVDWVQQSYLLRRAFREVAVISGLVERQQPGKRKSGRQVTFSTDLIYDVLRKYEPDHLLIEAAWADARARMTDVARVADVLDRAAREIDHVHLDRISPLSVPALSMIGRESLPSGSADEDLLVEAESLASLAMRMDPVALPEEE
- a CDS encoding MotA/TolQ/ExbB proton channel family protein, yielding MLIVDILAAAGDAAPQNKFGFMEALQAGGFISYATVIIMGIMSFGSFYILFTKWFEQAKIMRQFNAVRTTFWKAPTLREGAAKLEKNSAWRQLVDDGIAAEDQHAKMTDSLEAHDWMHASLARSEASINARLAQGLPFLATVGATAPFIGLFGTVVGIYRALIAIGIAGSASIDKVAGPVGESLIMTALGLIVAVPAVLAYNYLQSRNKRIAELLTGFSSDVLANINSRGAVKPLVAAAPAKPAAAPAKPAAAPAKP
- a CDS encoding MgtC/SapB family protein, with the protein product MPTGQDFSHLIALAVSLALGLLVGLQRGWAAREQADGTRFAGIRTFALLALAGGVAGVMFADAPGPATVLVAAAAALVIAGYVRDARVNDRVSGTSGVVALLTLVSGLLVGMGERLIGTAIAVVMVLLLAMRAQLHGWIDRLSQREVLSIARFALIALVILPLLPDRNFGPFDAWNPRKLWLIVVFVSGFSFAGYFATRIVGAARGIIATAAAGALVSSTAVTASIANRLKEDTIPAPVLAAAISVSSVVMFLRVMVLAGLLAPAALPMLAKLIAPGLVVSLGCAAFHLHRTRFVEAGDTSHEMTIRNPFDIGPALMLTGLVMVLTVASLWVLQNFGDRGLALVLAISGTVDVDSAIITMGGLAGRTLDARTAGLVLSVPVALNTLFKGGVVASVAGWEKGRQGIIPLIASAIAVGLAWLLLR
- the pgmG gene encoding phosphoglucomutase/phosphomannomutase PgmG, encoding MSHRFDPTILREYDIRGVVGRDLGPADARAIGRGFATILRRGGGRKVAVGYDGRLSSPMLEAALVEGLTASGVDVVRIGLGPTPMLYYAEASAEDVQGGIQITGSHNPADHNGFKMVMGGSPFFGADILRLGAMAAAGEWDEGAGRVEVRDVLEPYVSRIAEGIAGIATTDLRGLRIGWDAGNGAAGPALEMLTSRLPGEHHLLFTQVDGNFPNHHPDPTEESNLADLKALVAAKNLDFGVAFDGDADRIGVVDGLGRVIWGDQLLGIFAEDLLQRMPGAAVIADVKASGALFGAIARHGGKPLMWKSGHSHMKSKMKEIGAPLAGETSAHVFFADDFYGFDDALYAAVRLMAATVRLGRSVTALRGAMPEMLNTPELRFQVDESRKFAAIAEVRERLAGAGARFVDIDGVRVTTPDGWWLLRASNTQDVLVARAESDTAAGLTRLIAEVDAQLAASGLRRGFTG
- a CDS encoding ExbD/TolR family protein → MAMSGGSDDGSPMMDMNTTPLIDVMLVLLIMFIITIPVATHSIDIDLPVATPPDNNPPPVDPIRNKVVLTADDKILWNGTQVDGPGLAKLLKQSLSYPVEPELQYQPEPQASYELSASVLQVIKAAEVTKFGFVGNEQFRDFGK
- a CDS encoding division plane positioning ATPase MipZ → MTAHRIVFANEKGGTGKSTTAVHVAIALAYQGARVAAIDLDPRQRTLYRYLENRVETERRREIALPGARFSVYDGDDIDELDELSEAIAEGYDFLIFDTPGRDDQFARHVAATADTLVTPLNDSFIDFDLIGQVESESFKVKKLSFYAELMWETRKKRGLKTINEGRRELDWVVVRNRVQHVEAKNMRRLEGALLELSKRVGFRISNGLSERVIFRELFPSGLTLLDKGHLGELGTSHLVARQELRQLVAGLNLPMPANREPDLELAADE
- a CDS encoding ExbD/TolR family protein, coding for MAISTGGGGAEKPMSEINTTPLVDVMLVLLIIFLIAVPVAIQTIEKLRIPIIEAVESKDKVENLLLTVSTTDDAGKAAGEPGYAGASRNGECRVYFNNITPVTSQELRDQAFKRLDAIVKREGGPQALQANPDLVPQVHIRGDVNAPWRCVAGAIYNVQISGYPTVGFITNPVDPNG
- a CDS encoding J domain-containing protein — encoded protein: MKLLWLIALGCIAWRLIKGRWPWQGKSLPGPSFADVHANAQARALLGVAEGAGRREILDAHRRVVTQVHPDKGGSNEKVHEANAARDLLLARLGDVQG